A DNA window from Polyodon spathula isolate WHYD16114869_AA chromosome 18, ASM1765450v1, whole genome shotgun sequence contains the following coding sequences:
- the LOC121330491 gene encoding hemoglobin subunit epsilon-like, protein MVHWTDKERQAIASTWAKVNVEEVGHQALARMLVVYPWTQRYFSTFGNVSNATAIAGNPKIRAHGKTVLVALGEAIKSLDNVKATYTKLSELHSEKLHVDPENFRLLGESLIISLAAQFGDAFTPDIQAAWQKLLAVVTAALSKQYY, encoded by the exons ATGGTGCACTGGACCGATAAAGAGCGTCAGGCCATCGCTTCAACCTGGGCCAAAGTCAACGTGGAGGAGGTTGGCCACCAGGCCCTGGCCAG GATGCTGGTAGTGTACCCCTGGACCCAGAGGTACTTCAGCACATTCGGCAACGTCTCCAACGCCACCGCCATTGCTGGTAACCCCAAGATCCGCGCTCACGGCAAGACGGTGCTCGTGGCTCTCGGTGAGGCTATCAAGAGCTTGGACAACGTGAAAGCAACTTACACCAAGCTGAGCGAGCTCCACTCCGAGAAGCTCCACGTTGACCCCGAGAACTTCAGG ctccTGGGCGAATCGCTAATCATCAGCCTGGCTGCCCAGTTTGGAGATGCCTTCACCCCTGACATTCAAGCTGCGTGGCAGAAGCTGCTGGCTGTAGTCACCGCCGCCCTCAGCAAACAATACTACTGA